One genomic segment of Paenibacillus sp. FSL H8-0332 includes these proteins:
- a CDS encoding histidine triad nucleotide-binding protein, translated as METVFSKIIEGAIPSKKVFENERILAFHDIEPAAPVHVLIIPKKYIASMNEVTPEDLPLIGEIHAVAQQLATELGIADSGYRLINNCGPDSGMAVPHLHYHLLGGAKLGALTGNSNSHA; from the coding sequence GGTGCAATCCCGTCCAAAAAGGTGTTCGAGAATGAGCGGATTCTGGCGTTCCACGATATTGAGCCTGCCGCCCCTGTGCATGTGCTGATTATCCCGAAGAAATACATCGCTTCCATGAACGAGGTTACGCCTGAGGACCTGCCGCTGATCGGCGAGATTCACGCTGTAGCGCAACAGCTTGCAACAGAGCTGGGAATTGCTGATTCCGGCTACCGGCTGATTAACAATTGCGGCCCGGACAGCGGGATGGCAGTGCCGCATCTGCATTATCATCTGCTGGGCGGAGCTAAGCTTGGTGCCCTGACCGGGAACTCCAATTCTCATGCCTAA